A single region of the Sciurus carolinensis chromosome 14, mSciCar1.2, whole genome shotgun sequence genome encodes:
- the Mymk gene encoding protein myomaker encodes MGTLVAKLLLPTLSSLALLPTASVAARRRFHMEAMVYLFTMFFVALHHACDGPGWSVLCFMRQDLLEYFSIYGTALSMWVSLMALADFDEPQRSTFVMLGVLTIAVRTYHDRWGYGVYSGPIGMAVLVIAAKWLQKMKEKKGLYPDKSVYTQQIGPGLCFGALSLMLRFFFEDWDYTYVHSCYHCALAMSFFLLLPKVNKKAGNAGPPAKLDFSTLCCACV; translated from the exons ATGGGGACACTGGTGGCCAAGCTGCTGCTGCCCACCCTCAGCAGCCTGGCCTTGCTCCCCACGGCCAGTGTCGCGGCCCGGAGGCGCTTCCACATGGAGGCCATGGTCTACCTCTTCACCATGTTCTTCGTGGCG CTCCACCATGCCTGCGACGGGCCCGGCTGGTCTGTGCTCTGCTTCATGCGCCAGGACCTCCTGGAGTATTTCAGCATCTACGGGACGGCGCTGAGCATGTGGGTCTCCCTGATGG CACTGGCCGACTTCGACGAGCCTCAGAGGTCGACATTTGTGATGCTTGGCGTCCTGACCATCGCAGTGCGGACCTACCATGACCGCTGGGGCTACGGGGTGTACTCGGGCCCCATTGGCATGGCCGTCCTGGTCATCGCAGCTAAGTGG CTGCAGAAGATGAAGGAGAAGAAGGGTTTGTACCCCGACAAGAGTGTCTACACCCAGCAGATAGGCCCCGGCCTCTGCTTTGGGGCGCTGTCCCTGATGTTGCGCTTCTTCTTTGAG gaCTGGGATTACACCTATGTCCATAGCTGCTACCACTGTGCCCTGGCCATGTCCTTCTTCCTGCTGCTGCCCAAGGTCAACAAGAAGGCTGGAAACGCAGGGCCCCCGGCCAAGCTGGACTTCTCCACCCTTTGCTGTGCTTGTGTCTGA